In the Ignavibacteria bacterium genome, AAAAGTTCAAAATGCTGCAACAAGATAAGCAGAAGAGATCGCTTGAGAAGCAAATAGCGAAGAAAGGCTCAAAAAAGAAATCCAGTGCGGCAGAAGCAAAAGGTGCAGCTTCTGAAGAAAAACCGGCAGAAACTCCTGCCGAAAATTAGTAGAAATTTTCGGTGGAATCTGCGCTTGGCACATAAATACTAAGCACCCCAATTTCCGGAGGGAAATATGAAAGAATTCATCGAATATATTGTAAAACAGCTTGTTGATAAACCAGAAGGGGTCACCGTTGAGGAAACTCAACCAGCGGAAAACAAACTTGTCTTCTCCCTCAAGGTAAGTCAGGAAGATGTTGGTAAAGTTATTGGTAAACAGGGCAAAACTGCCCAAGCAATGCGAGTTCTTTTGACTGCGGTTGCTGCCAAAGAGGGGAAAAAAGCAATCCTCGAAATTCAGGATTGAAATATTCCCTATTCGATAGTTAGCTATCGAAATAAATAAGGATGATCTTAATTGGTAGAATCATCGGCACCCACGGTCTGAAAGGGATGCTGAAAATTAAACCGTTCACGGATTTCTCTGCACGGTTTAATAAGAGTGAAATTTTGTGTGTGAAGATTGAAAATGATTCTTTCGAGAAATTTAGAATTGATAATTCATTTGAGCGAAAAGGAATTTTCTATCTCAAATTTGAAAATGTGAATGATTTGACCCAAGCTGAGATGCTTGTGGGAAAAGATATTGTTATTGAAGAAGGCAGTCTGAAAAAACTTGAGTCTGATTCATTTTACATCCATGAACTTATTGGTGTGAAAGTATTAAGTGAATCAGGTGAAATTCTCGGAGTCATAACAGACGTATTCAATCTTCGCTCAAATGATGTGTATGAATTAATTGATAATTCTGGAAAGAAGTTTTTAATTCCTGCTGTAAAAGATTTCATTGAAGAGATGAATATAGAATCTGGATTTATGAAATTAAAAAATACAGAAGGGATGTTTGATTAGGTGAGAATAGATTTAATTTCTGCAGTGCCGCAAATTTTGGAAAGCCCAATAAGTCACAGTATTGTAAAGCGTGCACGGGAAAAAGATTTAGTTGAAATTGTGATTCATAATCTGCACAATTACGGCGAAGGTAAATATCGTCAAATTGATGATAAACCATTCGGAGGCGGAAGCGGAATGGTGCTGAAACCGGAACCGATCTTCCGATGTGTGGAGAAATTAAAAAGCGAAAGAAGTTATGATGCCGTTATCATCACTTCTGCGAAAGGAAAATTATTCGATCAATCAATGGCGAAAAAGTTTTCCTTATTTGAAAATTTGATTTTTATTTGTGGTCATTACAAAGGTATTGATCAACGCGTGACTGAATTAACCGGTGCAGAAGAAATTTCCATTGGCAGATTCGTTTTAAGCGGTGGCGAACTGCCTGCACTTGCGATTGTCGATGCAATAGTCAGATTGATCCCGGGCGCACTCGGTGACGGTGAATCTGCATTAACTGACACTTTCATCGATGAAGATTACATCGAACCGCCGATTTATACCAGACCACGCGAATTCGAAGGACTTAAAGTCCCTCAGATTTTATTAGAAGGAGATCATTCCAAAATTAAAGATTGGAAAGATAAGATTTCCTCAGAGAGTTGAAAAATTAAGAAAATGGAGATGATAAAATGAATAAGCTGCAACATGCACAGTCGTTACAATTGAGAAACGATTTTCCAAAATTTAGAGCCGGTGATCGTGTAAATATTCACTTCAAAGTAATTGAAGGGGATAAAGAACGAATCCAGCAGTTCGAAGGGGATGTAATTTCAATTCGAGGTGCCGGAATAGATAAAACATTCACTGTCCGAAAGATTTCCGATGGAGTTGGAGTGGAGAGAATTTTTCCGTTCCACTCGCCGAAGATCGCTAAAATAGATTTAGTTCGTGAAGGAAGAGTCCGCAGAGCTAAACTTTATTACTTGAGAAATCTTTCAGGAAAAGCTGCGAGAATTAAAAGCAAATAGAAACCGTAATTTGGAAACAAAAAAAGGTCAGCTTATACTGACCTTTTTTATTTTAAAGGAATTGGCAATTCGATTTTTCAATTCACTCGATTAATCGCTTGACCTGTCTTTTGAAACTCTGAGATTATTCTCACAGTTTCTTCGGCTACGGCGTTTTGCGCTTGCTCTGTCGATGCACCAATATGGTGAGTAACATAAATGCCGTCTACATTTTGGAGTTTAGAGCTGACAGCACCATCTTTTCCTTCTGGCTCTCCTTTGAATACGTCGACTGCGGCTGTAATTCCTTTTTCTTTCACTGCTTTGATTAAAGCATCTTCATCGATTACATCTGACCTGGATGTGTTGATCAACATCGCATTTTTTTTCATTAATCCGAACAGCTTATCGTTGAACATTCCTTTGGTTTGAGGATTTGCCGGAACGTGAAGAGTGATAACATCTGATTCGGAAATTAACTTTTCAACGTCATCATAATATTCGACTCCAATACCTTCACTCTTAATTACATCGTAACCGATAACTTTCATTCCGAATGCATGTGCACGTTTTGCAATTTCCTTCCCAATATTTCCGACTCCGATAATGCCAAGCGTTTTTCCGAAAATTCCTTCAGCTTTTGAAAATTTCGCTTTGTTCCAAATGCTTGAGTTGAAGTCTTTAACATTATCTGGTATTTTTCTGTCGAGTGCAACTATCATTCCCATTGCAAGCTCGGCTACAGCGATTGAATTCTTGCCCGGACAATTCGTTACAGGAATGCCTTTTGCACTTGCAGCTTTAACATTAATATTATTTACACCCGAACCTGCTCGAATTATCAATTTC is a window encoding:
- a CDS encoding 50S ribosomal protein L19, with the translated sequence MNKLQHAQSLQLRNDFPKFRAGDRVNIHFKVIEGDKERIQQFEGDVISIRGAGIDKTFTVRKISDGVGVERIFPFHSPKIAKIDLVREGRVRRAKLYYLRNLSGKAARIKSK
- the rimM gene encoding 16S rRNA processing protein RimM; translated protein: MILIGRIIGTHGLKGMLKIKPFTDFSARFNKSEILCVKIENDSFEKFRIDNSFERKGIFYLKFENVNDLTQAEMLVGKDIVIEEGSLKKLESDSFYIHELIGVKVLSESGEILGVITDVFNLRSNDVYELIDNSGKKFLIPAVKDFIEEMNIESGFMKLKNTEGMFD
- the trmD gene encoding tRNA (guanosine(37)-N1)-methyltransferase TrmD, whose product is MRIDLISAVPQILESPISHSIVKRAREKDLVEIVIHNLHNYGEGKYRQIDDKPFGGGSGMVLKPEPIFRCVEKLKSERSYDAVIITSAKGKLFDQSMAKKFSLFENLIFICGHYKGIDQRVTELTGAEEISIGRFVLSGGELPALAIVDAIVRLIPGALGDGESALTDTFIDEDYIEPPIYTRPREFEGLKVPQILLEGDHSKIKDWKDKISSES
- a CDS encoding phosphoglycerate dehydrogenase yields the protein MKVIVADKFPDIYINQMKDLKLDVVYNPKLGENDLPEAAKDADAIVVRSTIVNEKTITDGSNLKLIIRAGSGVNNINVKAASAKGIPVTNCPGKNSIAVAELAMGMIVALDRKIPDNVKDFNSSIWNKAKFSKAEGIFGKTLGIIGVGNIGKEIAKRAHAFGMKVIGYDVIKSEGIGVEYYDDVEKLISESDVITLHVPANPQTKGMFNDKLFGLMKKNAMLINTSRSDVIDEDALIKAVKEKGITAAVDVFKGEPEGKDGAVSSKLQNVDGIYVTHHIGASTEQAQNAVAEETVRIISEFQKTGQAINRVN
- a CDS encoding KH domain-containing protein — protein: MKEFIEYIVKQLVDKPEGVTVEETQPAENKLVFSLKVSQEDVGKVIGKQGKTAQAMRVLLTAVAAKEGKKAILEIQD